From the genome of Nicotiana sylvestris chromosome 1, ASM39365v2, whole genome shotgun sequence:
agcggtaaaagcaatatttagcacattaggcccaaacatgtaataaaatcagataacagataaaaccaaatataacaattcatctaagcttgaattcttgaaccctgaaccaaagattctgggttcgatccccagcagagtcgccagaactgtcacacctcctttttcctataccccccggaagggtgtataaggggagttttttcaatttaagtgacaatcgaaacagaattatttatttaaaaattcagagtcgccacttgggataatttatagtgtcccaagtcaccgttttaaaatcccgaatcgaggaaaagcttgactctatattacagtccgcgaaccagaaatccgggtaaggaattctgttaacccgggagaaggtgttaggcattcccggattccgtggttctatcacggtcgctcaactgttataattgatccattatttgattttaatacatgttttaatctatgtgcaattttaactttttaaccgcttttatttattttttaaagaaaattgcaacgttactaaaacacgtctcgaaccacgtcacataaatgcacccatggtttttgacatattttaacatcgttgagatttggatttgggtcacataaatgtgcacccgagtttaagaaggtaatattattaaagtgCACGCCTAAAGCACCTAACGCGTTATTAACTTCGCGAGGGCCgtggaaatttgttaaacggcacGCCCCGAATTCTAGAATTAAAAGAAATGATCACACGAGAGCCAGGCATTTGTAATTTTGTTTGGCTTGGTGCGCCCCAATTTATTCTACTCGAAAGGTCTCTAAACTAATTAGAAATTCCCTACATGGCTTATGTTAATTTTAAAGCAAGTGGGGTTCAATTCAGCTCTTAAGCGAACTAATATTTTAAAGAGCAAAAGCTGCCTCGTTTGGTCCCAGCGCGAGCCCAACAACGTGATAGGGCTATCCCGGCTTAAATTCTTGAGGCCACTTGCACTGGCCCAACTGATGAAGCTGGCAATTTCAACTCAAGTGTACTTATGGTCCAAAATCCACAATGAGGCCCAAATCATAGAATCAGACGCCCATACACGCGAAAGGAAAAATAGGCTTGCCTGAAGCCCAAAAGAACAGATGCATCAATGTACCCCTTAGAGTTATTGAGCCATACGCTATAGTCCAATTTCGTGATCCAAATTATTCCCATCACAATCATAACCACAATGCTTCACAATATTCCAGAAATGCTAAACTAGAATTGATTATCCTTAAGCATGATCAAAATGTATTTTGATGTCAAAACAAATTTGTAATGAGGGTATTATCCTATGATGACTTATTCATTATCACCTTGTTACCCAAAAATTAATACTCTCCCTTAACTTTTAAACAAATAGTATTGCATGGTTTGGATATCAGGCATAAACGAAACAATCTCTAACATGAATTCCAATTGAAAGATGGTACCTCATTCTATACTTGTTATTTCAGTAAGCTTAACATTAATGAATACCAAATCACAAACTAACTTCAAGTTTGACTGAAACAAATATAAACATGCATGAATTAATTAAACCCTCTAACATCAATACCCAAATCCTAATTCCAAACTAcagaaaaacaaacaaactaagaTATTCAGGCAGTCAGTCCTTGTAAAATGTTTAACAGTCCATTTACATGGCCAAAATCCAAATGTTCTTTCTAAATGGCCAAAAAACAAACTTAAGTCATTGAGCATGGATGAACGACTTAACATATTCGAAAGAAAAGATGATGATCTACTTCATAACAGGGAAATTAGAGGTGTAAAACGCAAAAGCTAATAGAATTTTAACATTTAAACAGGATTTCTATTCAAATTCCAGCTTAGATATCCAACTCTATGTACAAATTCAGTCTGGTTCTAACTTGTAGCACCTCATTTGTTAGCAAATGGTATGAGAAAATACCTGGGAAAAACAAAATAAGAGGAAAGCAGGGAATCAGCAATAGCAAAACAGTGTCAAGCAGCAGAAATCAGCTCAAACCAAGCTTGAATGCCCAAGTTTAAAACTCAAAACAATCCCAGGAGCTTAAAAAAATCTCATACGCTAATCACAGGAATGCGTAAACCATTTTCAACTCAAATAAGCTAGAGATTTGATTCAGAACTTAGAAAACTCAAAATCACCAAATAAAATTCATTGGAACAGTGTTTCGCTAAAGTTTTCAGCCacgttttttgtatttttctgatttttctattCACTCCTCTATGAAACAGTAAATTTGTGCAGTTTTCTATATTTTCTGGATTTCAGCTCTTCGGTCTCTTAGCTCTTAAAGATCTGACTTGAGCTCCAAGTAACAATGCCTTTTTAGGCAAACTACTAGGGCAGCCTTAAAGAGTCAAAATTGCACTTAAAACCttctgaaatttttatttttgcttaggaGTCCTCAATGTACAATCTAGAAATTCAGAATAACCCCAACCCcaacttcctagaagcttccctagtCAGTTACACCGAGATTCTCTACCCCAATTTCCCCAAATTACCCTCTAAACCTCTGAAAATTACCTTTGGACTCAAATGGGTCATGGGTCTAATTTGACCCAATTTTTCTAAACCAAAGTGAGTCGGACTCTGACCCAAGCCCAACCTCACAAGATCAAGAGCGCAAACAGCCTCAATTGGCATTTGCCCTACTATCGAATTACAACCCACAAAAGCACATACTGACAATTTGCGAGAAGTTAGCCTAAATGACTTACTTATCTAACCATTTTAGGTTAATTAGCTTACTGCTTATTAAGAAAACGACACCATTTGCTCATGCATGTCTCAAAGAAATTCTGGgacaaaatgaaaagaagagacaAAGAGAACAGAGCATGGGGAAAGAACACTGAAGGAAAGATTAAAtcaaaaaacaaaaggaaagataCCTATTACAGTTCGAACCAAGAAGAGATAAGTGTGAATCTTCAAATCTTCGAGTTTCCGGTCAAATATGATATTAATCGCATGTTCTCGTAGAGAACTGACGAATAAAATCAAATTAAACACGAATCATCTGCAGAATCTCGATTGGGGTTCTAGGGTTCGACTTTGATCTAAAATTCGAAGAGTTCTAGGGTGATTTGAGGGAAAAAGATTAGGGATTGGGGCAAAGGAGGTGAAGGAGGTTCTGTGGTGTAgatttggggttgaacagaggtggcgccgccaccggagagaaCAAGGCGGCACTAGGGTTTCTCCTTTGATTTGAAATTCGAGGGGTTTCGAACAGATTTGAAAGAATAGAAGTGAGGATTCGGAAAGGGGAGGTGAAGGGGAGTCTGGGGTGTTGATCTGGTGTTGATTGGGACCGGCGCCGCCGGCCTGAGGTGGTGGGATTTCAGGGTGGCGGTAGGGTTTTGGGTAAGGGGTCTCAGGTGAAGGGTGAGGTGAGGGAGATGAAGTGTGGGGGAGTTCTGAGAAGGGGGGTAGAGTTCCGTTTGGACATATAAATATCGTTACCTCcccagttccggaccgttggattaaggAGATCCGACGGTCGTGATAAAAAAGGTATACAACGACGCCGTTTTGGTTATTGGGGGAGGGACCGGTTGGACCCGGGTTTGGGACGGGTTTTGGGCCATTTTGGACGGGTAAGGGGAAAGGTTTTGGGCATGTGTGGATTTTAATTAAAGGCAGCCCAAATTTGTCtatatattctttttattttccaaTTTTCCAATCAAATTTTTTTCAacaattcttttctttcttctttttttttttcaaaactaaattaaaaatcaaattaaatcctaaaacctaATTACCCCATCAAAACACTACTTAAACccaaataataattatcataattaattaagaaagtaaattaaaaagaaaactacttgaaattcaaaattaaaattaaaagtgcaaaataaacttttttttgtgattttcccacttctataaaataactaatttgtcaactaatcctaaaaatgtaaaattaaatcctaaatgcaaatgcaacatatttttgtatttttcttaaattaaaatgcacagacaaaatgcaaacaattaacagaaaatgccatgagaatccacaaaattgcaaatactgaaagaaattattttgttttgaatttatgggagtaattcatatatatagggcaaaaatcacgtgctcacagaagGTAAGGCTTTAAATACTTATTTTCATATCAGAATCATGGTATAAGTTTTttgtaatttctttttcttttaatttgtttatgCCGCCATTATTTTCATCTTATTTGTCTTTTTTCTTAATCTAACAATCTATATCGATAAATTTTTATACTTTTGTTGGCTTTAAATACAGGTGCTTAATAATATTTCCGTCGATTTTACGGTAGGTGTCTCAAGAAGTCATTGTTCATGTGGTGATAATGAATGTTATATTAATGGAGAAAATACTGGAAGATCAGATGAAGAACTTAGACATGAAAATATTGACATAGGTAATAGTGACTTGTACAAGGGCAAAGTGTTTAATAGTGATGATGAAGCTTATAATTGCTATGTAAATTTTGCTAAACAAATTGGTTTCTCAACTAGACGAGATCGCTATTTTGGAAGTGCAGAACGTCCTACGGGAATTTATAGGAGAGATTACGTTTGCCATCGAGCTAGAAGCCCTCGTCCTCAGAAGGTTGTTGAAAAAGAGCGACAACGAGACCGAAAATCTTCTAGATGTAATTGTAATGCTAAGATGTGTGTTGCAAAAGAAATAATTAATGGCGTCACTTGTTGGATAGTGGTGTATTTTGATAATGTCCACAATCATGAACTATTGAATCATAAGGAAGTGAAATTTCTTCCTGCTTATCGAAATATTGACATTATTGATCAAAAGAGGATTCTACTTCTTGCAAAAGCTGGATGTTCAATGAGTTTAATCCGAAGAGTGCTTGAACTAGAAAAGGGTGTAGATGTAGGCCAGTTGTTTTTTACGAAAAAAGACATCAGGAAGTTTGTTCAATCACAAAGTTCTACCAATATTGAATATGATGCTTTGGAGCTATTAAAAATTTGTAAGAGTTTGAAAGACAAAGATGTTGATTTCCAATATGATTTCACAGTTGATGCATGCCAAAGACTTGAAAATATCATTTGGACATTTGGGGACTCCATTCGTGCTTATGAGATTTTTGGAAATGTGGTTGTTTTTTATACTACTTATCGATTGAATCGTTATGAGATGCCGCTAGGAGTTTGGTTGGCGTGAGCAATCATGGAAATACCATTTTCTTCGGTTGTGTTCTGTTACGAAATGAGAAGGCATCTTCCTTTTTATGGGCATTAAAGGTgaatattattatatttttaaaattattttaatattttctttctttattgctAATGTCTATTTATTTTTGCAGAGTTTTTTATGGCTTATGAATGGAAAACATCCACAAACCATATTAACTGATCAAGATCTTGGTTTAATAGAAGCGATCAAACTTCCTCTCACAAAACATGCCTTTTGTATATGGCATATTACATCCAAGTTCTCTACTTGGTTTTCTTTTGTCCTTGGTTCAAGGTATCTGCAATTTAAATATGAATTTCGCAGGCTTTATGAAATTGGTAGCATAGAAGAATTTGAGTGTCAGTGGAAAAAATTGATTACTAAATTCGATCTTGAATCAGATAGTCATATCAAATTGCTTTATGTAAACCGTGCATCATGGGCATTGCCATATTTGAAAGGATATTTTTTTGCTGGAATGACAACAACTGGACGCTCTGAATCTATTAATGCATATTTGAAAAGATTTTTACATGCAAGAACTAGTTTGAAAGAATTTGTTGAGCAGGTAGGTACAACGGTTAGCATAAGAAATCATGCTAGCGAAGAGGCAACGATGCAACAAAAGTATTACAATTCTCAAATTAAGACATTCATGCCAATGTAGAAACATGCATCAAAAGTCCTCacacctttttccttcaagttatTACAGGATGAGATGATACTCTCTGTTGAATATGGTCTATTTTCAAATAGTGATGGATCTTATATTGTGCGCCACTACGACAAAACAGATGGTGGACGTTTTGTCTATTGGAATCCATTAGAAGAGGTTGTTCAATGTTCTTGTCAAGAGTTTGAATTTTCAGGAATTTTGTGTAGACATTCTATTTGAGTACTAATGCTCATAACTATTTCATGTTGCCAGAGAAGTATTTGTTGGCTGGATGGAGGCAAGAAAATGTATTGGTACTAAAATTTTCTCAtatgatgaatcccaataacgACGACAATGAGTTCCAAAGTCTTCAATCTATAGTTAGAGATTTGACTCGTGAATCAATGAAGACAAAAGTCGTCTTGATTGTGCCAAAAGGGAATTAGAAAGAGTGCTGCAAATTATTCAATATCTTCCTGAAAATGAGCATATCATTGATGAGCATGAACATGTTGatattggtcgctaattttaaataagatttatttatattttatacaatattttaaataataatataattattaaaacgttataactgggtcccatattagcgatcaaagttggtcgctaatttcaatatttctttgaccaagcaagtttGACCAGCCCGGTCAACATGTTGACCACTTTAcagaccaaaaagcgaccaactttggtcggtaaattatttaaaataattatttaataattttctccacattagcgaccaactttggtcgctttttttgaCCGGCCAACTTTGGTCGCAAATTTTTGATCAATAATTCCCAGATTTCTAGCAGTACGCTTCGCCGTAAAAGTTGGTATGTGTTGATACGTTGAGCATGCTTTATTTATCCTTTTTGACGATGTAAACTTTCCTTAAAGCTTTTAAATGATAATTACGATGAAATGATCAACTGATTATGCTAAAGATTTTGTACTTTACCTCTTTAATGATTTGATATTTCTTCTAGAAAGTATTCAATGTAGGAGTTCAATTTATCTTTCTTCTTTGAATTATATTTGAATGCTAAATAATTTGTTGGTCAAGTTATTTTACTTGTTAGCTAATTTGCATCAATTACTTGATTTTTCGCTTCTTTCTTGACAATTTTGGTTTAAGGTTAGTAGTAGATGGAAATGTCAAGGAATCAATCATTCCATTGCTTTATTTTGTGTCATTTTACTTATATAAACTATCTATCACATCCATCCTTTAGTTTGCTTTCTCCATATTCATGTATCTCATTAGGGGTTTACGGGTTTTTCATGAATCTGCTTGAAACTCATTCTGTTGTCGATCAAATTTTATCCTAGATATTTTAGGTGTAGGTTCTTTTATGTTCAACATTTTTTGTCGGATTGTTaactataacaacaacaacaacatactcaaTGTATTTCTTTTGGATTGTTCATTTCTGTTAATAGTTTTTGTTGGTGAcccattaattattttattatcttGTTATTCATTTGCACATCTTGATGGGACTTATTTTATTATGATGATGCATTCAGACACCAGACCACTTTACAAATTTTGGTTATATGTATTACAAGTTGGTTTGGTGCTTGAAGATTTATTACAAGCTTGCATGTTGTAATTGATATTACAAAACAAATGATCAAGAGCTCATTTAGCGAGTGTCATGCTTGCTAAATGTCAGTCACGATCGTCTAGCTTTAAAATTGTAACAAATATATATTACGAAGAAAAtaactttaaacagtaaaaataaaaaaataagtcCTTTAAACGTGAAGATGATAATCGTACTTTAATATTACAATAGCCATAAATATGATAGCTAGTCATTCATTTCATAGTAACTGGAACTagggggtgttcatggttcggtttggatcagtttttccctaaaaagaaaccaaaccaagtaagtcggtttttcaaatattagaaccaaaccaaaccaattaagtcggttttttgtcgattcggtttatgtcgggttTTGTCGGTTGTTCGGTTATTTAtcgttttttcttaaatataagacacaCACTATTAAACACATATTCCGGCGatcacattttcaacgtaacactaacaaatcaattgccctttgagaaatctattatttaccaagatatattgatgataattgaatcaaatagtgatgaataatttaaggactcaattaaaaatatattatttttaacacgacatagattcttacacttaataAAAGAAAACTACTAATCatactagaatgtaaaggtaaagaactatactaaaagtgcaaactattaacatttatcattaaatttttgaaactttgtataaaatatacatatatataggtgtaataataaatttgaaatagctactcctatagtcggtttggttcgggtgtTTTCGGTTTttctgattaaaaccaaaaccaaaccaaattcgatcagtttttaaaattcaaaaccaaaaaaaaagtatcgatttttttggttagtttggtttggttcgatttttcgggtttttatgaacacccctaactGGAACATAGATTATTTTGGTATATCCTCTAAAAACAACAGCGAACACATAGGCCTTTCTCGCAAATGCAACAATTATTGCATTGTGGCAATCCAGCGCAAACTGAAATTCACGAAACAAacgtatttttatatataaaagatATTTAAAAAATTCATAATAAAAGGGCTACGAACCTACCAGAAGCAAGCAAAACCTACAGATTTGAATCAAGAATATGCATTTGTAATTATGATTATAAAATAATTATACTCATACGAGAGACTCGAATCAATTAGTGTCaaattattataattttaaaaagaCAAAAAACTTATTTTGAAATTCCAACATCAAAATTCAATTAAACATTTTCAAATAGGAATGCGGTTTTAAACTGATTAGTGTCTCTAAAGATGTATCTACTCTTAAGTTGTGCAAATTTTTAGCGTAAAATAACAAATATATTCTCAAATGACTTGAGGAATAAAAAATCCTAAAATAAATATAACTTTTGTAATGACTAGATGTACCTTGAAGGTCCAGACGAGTGCTACGGCTCGCAGCAGAAAATCCTATTGATACTATTGGTAATGTTGCTTCTAGTGCGTATGATAACTCTGATACATATGATGGTTCTAGTGCAGATGATGGCTCTGGGGTGCCTTGAGTTAATGGGGAAAACAGAACAAACATACGTCCCATAACATCGGTTGATTTTGCCATCTTAAACTTGTTATGCATGTAAattgttttccttttttctctctctattgGAGTGCTTATAGATATTCAAGAGTTCCTCCCTTTTATAGTAAAGATGGAATATGTTCTTCAATTTACTAGTGCTGATTTTTAAGTAGTTAGATAAATATTAGTGCCCATTCTGATAAGTTCAGCTGCAGCCAACTACCAATTCTAGAAgtccaccattgttgaagccaccaacccattctagaagccaccattgttgaagcctccattgttgaatgaagaattcaaccaccaaccaccttctttaaggctataaatagagccttatgttttacacagaaacatcaatccagagagattgaaatacaatccaggaagagattgtgagaacaaaaagagagtttggtgaggttttttgtagagagaaattcttggtgtaaattctctataattctattcttgtgaaatagagttgtttttcctcccaaataatcttcatattgatccgagaatcacaacaagtggtatcagagccttcgATTCTGTGTTCATCGAGAAATATCGGAACACTGAAAATTTGAACCCGGATTTACGTTTTTTCAAAAACGTGATCTTCGGTGTGTTTTGATCATTTAATTAGATTCCTTGCGTCGATACGAATTCAACGCAATTTTCCGGAGGCCAAACAAAGCTAAAACGAAGAAGTTATGGCAATTTTTTTCTTCTGCCcaaggaagaagatgatgaatagtaacTGCCCAGTCAGCGCCACATCATCATCCAGTCAGCGCCACATCATCATCCAGTCAGCGCCACGTCCGCATCCAGTCAGCGCCACGTCCGCATCCAGTCATCATAAAATTTTTAGAAATTTATGAAATAACCCCTGAAGTTACTGAAATTATAAATCTGCCCCACAAGTTCAGTATATTTTCGATTTAACCCCAAAAGTTTGGtgtaaattttgaaaattttctggaggcCCTATTTTGACCCAAGAAGAGTCAATCCTACCATTTTTCACCATTCCGGACGTGTTGGTGAGTTCCGTTTGGTGAGATTCTGCTCCAAAATTTTGACCAAGCCATTTTAAAGACATAATGGAAGAGTCATCATCATCTGGAGCTATGATAAAGCTTACTGCCACAAATTACACATTGTGGAGACCTCGGATGGAAGATCTCCTCAGTTGTAAAGATTTGTTTGATCCCATAGAAGCAAAGGGTAGGAACCCCGATTCCACCAAAGAAGCAGAGTGGAAGAAATTAAACAGAAAAACTATCGGTCAAATTCGACAATGGATTGACGATAGCGTTTTTCATCATGTTGCACAAGAGACAGATGCGTATGCCCTCTGGGTGAAGTTAGAAGGGATGTATCAAGCCAAGACCGCTAGGAACAAAGCCTTGTTGATGAGGCGTTTGGTAAATTTGAAGTTAAAGCACGGAACTTCAGTTGCCGAGCATACCAGTGAGTTTCAGAGCTTGATAAATCAATTATCGTCTGTTGACATGCCGCTCGGGGATGAGATGCAAGCCCTACTACTTCTTAGTTCTCTTCCTGATAGTTGGGAGACGCTGGTAGTCTCTCTCAGTAATTCAGCTCCTAGTGGAAATCTGACCATGTCTATGGTTAAAGATGCCTTATTTAATGAAGAAGCCAGAAGAAAGGACATCGATCATGGTGAGTCGCATGCCCTTATTACAGAAAGAGGGAGACAACAAGAAAGAAGTCAAGATAAGAGGAGAGGCAGAAGCAAGAGTAGGGGAAAATCCACGGATGGTAGGAAGTCATCATATGCGTGCTACCACTGTGGAATAAAGGGCCATTTAAAGAAGAACTGCAGAAAATTGCATAAGGAGAAGGagcagttgaagcaaaaggaTGGAGATGCATTAGTCACTACCCACGGAGAGGTAGCCATTTGTTCCATCCAAGAAGAGACATGccttc
Proteins encoded in this window:
- the LOC138868143 gene encoding protein FAR1-RELATED SEQUENCE 11-like — translated: MGLIWVMELEKYGKWRHSIVGRGERLKMSLQWEAPEVLNNISVDFTVGVSRSHCSCGDNECYINGENTGRSDEELRHENIDIGNSDLYKGKVFNSDDEAYNCYVNFAKQIGFSTRRDRYFGSAERPTGIYRRDYVCHRARSPRPQKVVEKERQRDRKSSRCNCNAKMCVAKEIINGVTCWIVVYFDNVHNHELLNHKEVKFLPAYRNIDIIDQKRILLLAKAGCSMSLIRRVLELEKGVDVGQLFFTKKDIRKFVQSQSSTNIEYDALELLKICKSLKDKDVDFQYDFTVDACQRLENIIWTFGDSIRAYEIFGNVSFLWLMNGKHPQTILTDQDLGLIEAIKLPLTKHAFCIWHITSKFSTWFSFVLGSRYLQFKYEFRRLYEIGSIEEFECQWKKLITKFDLESDSHIKLLYVNRASWALPYLKGYFFAGMTTTGRSESINAYLKRFLHARTSLKEFVEQKHASKVLTPFSFKLLQDEMILSVEYGLFSNSDGSYIVRHYDKTDGGRFVYWNPLEETFYLSTNAHNYFMLPEKYLLAGWRQENVLVLKFSHMMNPNNDDNEFQSLQSIVRDLTRESMKTKVVLIVPKGN